The following are from one region of the Verrucomicrobiaceae bacterium genome:
- a CDS encoding 7-carboxy-7-deazaguanine synthase QueE, producing the protein MLISEIFHSIQGEGILAGVPSVFIRTSGCNLRCSWCDTPYASWQPEGTEMSLEQILAVVRQHSSTRHVVVTGGEPMIARQMPDLLTALKNAGLHITIETAGTIAPGGVACDLASLSPKLAHSTPSTDRAGAAWVEKHERLRLQPAVLRDWCSQYDFQLKFVASSDPDIAEIQSLLTEIDLPLPPDRILLMPEGISTESLRSRQQWIVQVCMQNGWRYCPRMHIELFGNRRGT; encoded by the coding sequence ATGCTCATCTCAGAAATCTTCCACTCCATCCAGGGCGAGGGCATCCTCGCCGGAGTGCCCTCTGTCTTCATCCGCACCTCTGGCTGCAATTTACGCTGTAGCTGGTGTGACACGCCCTATGCCTCCTGGCAGCCAGAGGGCACGGAGATGAGTCTGGAGCAGATTTTGGCCGTCGTCCGCCAGCACAGCAGCACGCGGCATGTCGTCGTCACCGGTGGAGAGCCCATGATCGCACGCCAGATGCCAGATTTGCTCACCGCCTTAAAAAACGCGGGCCTGCACATCACCATCGAGACTGCCGGCACCATCGCTCCGGGCGGTGTGGCATGCGATTTGGCCTCCCTGAGCCCAAAACTGGCCCACTCCACCCCCAGCACCGACCGCGCCGGCGCCGCCTGGGTGGAGAAACATGAGCGCCTGCGCCTTCAACCCGCCGTTTTGCGGGATTGGTGCTCTCAATACGATTTTCAGCTCAAATTCGTCGCCAGCAGCGATCCCGACATTGCCGAGATCCAGTCACTCCTGACCGAGATCGACCTGCCGCTCCCGCCCGACCGCATTCTACTCATGCCCGAAGGCATCAGCACCGAGTCGCTGCGCTCACGCCAGCAGTGGATCGTCCAGGTCTGCATGCAAAACGGCTGGCGCTACTGCCCACGCATGCACATCGAACTCTTCGGCAACCGCCGTGGCACATGA
- the obgE gene encoding GTPase ObgE, with amino-acid sequence MFIDQIKIYARAGKGGDGSVHFHRGKFRPKGGPDGGDGGRGGSVILEVDPSTDSLRNYVFNPKLIAQDGQTGGGNQCTGRSAKDIIFKVPPGTVISRIIEEEDAETGEQTLRYEPVADLTATGEHFVLCKGGKGGKGNIHFKTSTHQAPREFTPGTPGEEGRYHFELRSIADAGLVGAPNAGKSTLLSKLSAAKPKIANYPFTTLQPMVGVIEFGPYRRGTMADIPGLIEGAHQNIGLGHDFLRHIMRCRVLLFVVDTAGSEGRDPITDLETVRAEVTLYSKELAKRPWCILANKCDLPESAENLARLKERFKRIKLHPISAQTGLGLEKLRDWLDEKIGFDLVK; translated from the coding sequence ATGTTCATCGACCAGATCAAAATCTACGCCCGCGCCGGTAAAGGCGGCGACGGCTCCGTCCACTTCCACCGTGGTAAATTTCGCCCCAAAGGAGGCCCAGACGGCGGCGATGGTGGACGAGGGGGCAGCGTCATCCTCGAAGTCGATCCCAGCACCGACTCCCTGCGCAATTACGTCTTCAATCCCAAACTCATCGCCCAAGACGGCCAAACAGGTGGCGGCAATCAATGTACCGGTCGCAGCGCCAAGGACATCATCTTTAAAGTCCCACCCGGCACCGTCATCAGCCGCATCATAGAGGAAGAAGACGCCGAAACGGGCGAGCAGACCCTGCGCTACGAGCCCGTGGCCGACCTCACCGCCACTGGCGAGCATTTTGTCCTCTGCAAAGGCGGCAAGGGCGGCAAAGGCAACATCCATTTCAAAACCAGCACCCATCAGGCCCCGCGTGAGTTCACCCCAGGCACCCCTGGCGAGGAAGGGCGCTACCACTTTGAGCTACGCAGCATCGCAGATGCAGGTCTCGTCGGTGCCCCGAACGCTGGCAAATCCACGCTCCTCTCCAAGCTCAGCGCCGCAAAGCCCAAGATCGCGAACTACCCCTTCACCACGCTCCAGCCCATGGTCGGCGTCATCGAGTTCGGCCCCTATCGGCGTGGCACGATGGCCGACATCCCTGGACTCATCGAGGGAGCTCACCAAAACATCGGCCTCGGGCACGACTTCCTACGTCACATCATGCGCTGCCGCGTTCTGCTCTTTGTCGTCGATACCGCAGGCAGTGAAGGCCGCGATCCCATCACCGACCTCGAAACCGTCCGCGCAGAGGTCACCCTCTACTCCAAAGAGCTCGCCAAACGCCCCTGGTGCATCCTCGCCAACAAATGCGACCTCCCCGAGTCCGCCGAAAACCTCGCGAGGCTCAAAGAGCGCTTCAAACGCATCAAACTGCACCCCATCTCCGCCCAGACTGGCCTTGGCCTCGAAAAACTCCGCGATTGGCTCGATGAGAAAATCGGCTTTGATTTGGTGAAGTAA
- the tatA gene encoding twin-arginine translocase TatA/TatE family subunit — MNTPIHPFLAFPIGTPEMVVIAVLVLVLFGAKKLPTFARSLGKSMGEFKSARMEFERELQNAQIEAETPKVTAPQEKRQPVANVDV; from the coding sequence ATGAATACCCCTATCCACCCCTTCCTCGCCTTTCCCATCGGCACCCCTGAAATGGTCGTCATCGCCGTTTTGGTGTTGGTGCTCTTCGGTGCAAAAAAACTGCCCACCTTTGCCCGCAGCCTGGGCAAGAGCATGGGTGAGTTCAAAAGCGCCCGCATGGAGTTCGAGCGTGAGCTGCAAAATGCCCAAATCGAGGCCGAAACGCCGAAAGTCACCGCTCCTCAAGAAAAGCGCCAGCCAGTGGCCAATGTGGACGTTTGA
- a CDS encoding Dabb family protein, producing MLHNVYFWLKPGLSADQIATFEAELARLPQISYLASGFAGKPAATEKRPVTDHSYSYSISLGFKTMADHDFYQKDCPDHKRFVDTCKTLWERVVVYDSASLA from the coding sequence ATGCTCCACAACGTCTATTTTTGGCTCAAACCCGGCCTCAGCGCCGATCAAATCGCCACCTTCGAAGCCGAACTCGCCCGGCTGCCGCAGATCAGCTACCTCGCCAGCGGCTTCGCAGGGAAACCTGCCGCCACAGAGAAGCGCCCCGTCACGGACCACTCCTACAGCTACTCCATCTCCCTGGGCTTCAAAACCATGGCCGATCACGACTTTTATCAAAAGGACTGCCCAGACCACAAGCGCTTCGTCGATACCTGCAAAACCCTGTGGGAACGCGTGGTGGTCTATGACAGCGCCTCGCTGGCCTAA
- a CDS encoding thermonuclease family protein — MKWEKWISRIVWGLILLIILLVQTWEWLDPPPSEPAPPPEYTVKIQTLRSPRLVTTDGANDGDSFRIAHEGGEHTFRLYFVDCAEKREYRLVAGRLKDQASYFGGLSIPQTLALGQQAREFTEKWLTSGDFQLQTRWEHVFESERYYAYVICHDGEHLGEKLVRAGLARIHGKGSYAPDGSTPNQYELHLKKLEDEARHAHRGAWSTPKRAPPSTKTAGPKQPQ; from the coding sequence ATGAAATGGGAAAAATGGATCAGCCGCATCGTCTGGGGGCTCATCCTCCTCATTATCCTGCTGGTGCAGACCTGGGAATGGCTCGATCCACCGCCATCGGAGCCTGCCCCTCCACCTGAGTACACGGTCAAGATCCAGACACTCCGCTCTCCGCGCCTCGTCACCACCGATGGGGCGAATGACGGCGACAGCTTCCGCATCGCCCATGAAGGCGGCGAGCACACCTTCCGCCTCTACTTTGTCGATTGTGCCGAAAAGCGCGAGTACCGACTCGTCGCCGGACGGCTCAAAGATCAAGCCTCCTACTTCGGCGGCCTCAGCATCCCGCAGACGCTCGCCCTCGGTCAGCAGGCCCGCGAATTCACAGAAAAATGGCTCACCAGCGGCGACTTCCAGCTCCAGACACGCTGGGAGCATGTCTTTGAGTCCGAGCGCTACTACGCCTACGTCATCTGCCACGACGGTGAGCACCTCGGTGAAAAACTCGTCCGCGCAGGACTCGCCCGCATCCACGGCAAAGGCAGCTACGCCCCAGATGGCAGCACCCCCAATCAATACGAGCTCCACCTCAAAAAACTCGAAGACGAAGCCCGCCACGCCCACCGCGGAGCCTGGAGCACCCCCAAGCGAGCTCCACCCTCCACCAAAACCGCAGGCCCCAAGCAGCCTCAGTGA
- the rlmN gene encoding 23S rRNA (adenine(2503)-C(2))-methyltransferase RlmN, with amino-acid sequence MPSLHDLTHAQLAAVIAEAGLAAVHGKALWNTLHFRSMAEPLQRADLSPPLRRWLERVLGENEWSLDVLPIASDIPSSDGLTRKALLRLTDGQEIETVIMGYQGRHTACISTQAGCAMGCVFCATGQMGFVRHLRPGEIVAQVHHARRVLAGTGQKLRNLVFMGMGEPLHNYDAVMTALDIITHTSGINLGPSKVSISTVGVVPGILRLAEENRPYNLAVSLHAATDEERSAIVPANTKWPLPVLMDVCRFYNAKTGRRIFFAWTLIQGVNDTPDHAHRVAELLRGLDAHVNLIPLNETAGYSGTESPDSAADAFHRILQEAGYPCTIRQRRGIDVAAGCGQLRAEKQKRK; translated from the coding sequence ATGCCCTCGCTGCACGATCTCACTCACGCACAGCTCGCCGCCGTCATCGCGGAGGCGGGGTTGGCTGCGGTGCATGGGAAGGCGCTGTGGAATACGCTGCACTTCCGCTCCATGGCGGAGCCGCTCCAGCGTGCAGACCTATCCCCGCCGCTGCGGCGGTGGCTAGAGCGTGTTTTGGGTGAAAATGAGTGGTCGCTCGATGTGCTGCCTATCGCTAGTGACATCCCGAGTAGCGATGGACTCACGCGAAAGGCCCTGCTGCGGCTCACGGATGGCCAGGAGATCGAAACCGTGATCATGGGCTATCAGGGCCGCCACACGGCCTGCATCAGCACGCAGGCCGGATGCGCGATGGGCTGTGTTTTTTGTGCCACTGGGCAGATGGGGTTTGTGCGGCATCTGCGGCCTGGGGAGATCGTGGCGCAGGTGCACCATGCGCGGCGGGTTTTGGCCGGGACGGGGCAAAAACTGCGCAATCTCGTCTTTATGGGCATGGGGGAGCCTTTGCACAACTACGACGCGGTCATGACCGCGCTAGACATCATCACGCACACCAGCGGGATCAATCTCGGGCCATCCAAGGTCAGCATCAGCACTGTCGGTGTGGTGCCGGGCATCCTGCGCCTAGCGGAGGAGAACAGGCCCTACAACCTCGCGGTGTCTCTCCATGCTGCGACGGATGAGGAACGCAGCGCCATCGTGCCTGCGAATACCAAATGGCCTCTCCCGGTGCTGATGGATGTCTGCCGCTTCTACAATGCGAAAACTGGACGCCGTATCTTTTTCGCATGGACATTGATCCAGGGTGTCAATGACACGCCGGACCATGCTCACCGCGTCGCAGAGCTGCTACGTGGCCTGGATGCACATGTGAATCTGATTCCGCTCAACGAAACGGCGGGCTACTCTGGCACCGAGAGCCCTGATAGCGCCGCAGATGCCTTTCACCGCATTCTCCAGGAGGCTGGCTATCCCTGTACCATCCGCCAGCGGCGCGGGATCGATGTAGCGGCGGGTTGTGGCCAGCTCCGTGCCGAAAAACAAAAGCGGAAATGA
- a CDS encoding DUF1553 domain-containing protein, protein MNRLCFIFALFAAVSSFAAEAPSFRNTIQPILTRYGCAMGACHGAAAGQGGFRLSLRGFDDEGDWLSITRSANGRRLTLEDPARSLFLLKAVKAVPHKGDKRFEVNSVEYKAIADWIAAGAPGPQADDPRIVSLSVAEPHLVTQAGKSVQLKVTAKFSDGQSEDVTRWCKYNATNASVATVDDAGLIKITGSGEATVSAWYLSLLSVTTVTVPNPGKVDTEAFAALKPRNFIDEHVLTKLRELNIPPSGRASDAEFIRRAFLDTIGVLPSPDEAKVFLTDKAANKRDHLIDALLKRPEFVDYWSHRWSDLFLVNGDKLMPEAMWAYYNWIRRHVAANTPWDAMVRDLLTATGSTLEHGGGNFFVLNDEPTKCAETVSVAFMGTSIACAKCHNHPMEKWTYDQYYAFANLFARVRSKNGTQANERVLFSDTQGDLVAPLTGKPQPPRPLDAVQSVSMTSTEDRRITLAKWLTGADNKLFQRAIVNRVWANFFGSGLVEAVDDLRVTNPASNEPLFAAACEHLVKQKFDLKALMRTILQSETYQRSSITQPENITDLRYGSHYVPRRLKAEVLLDTVSQVTAAPTTFKIDRRNANRGTADAYPMGFRALQLPDSNIASYFLKSFGRADRVATCECERTNEPSMAQALHIANGETLNTKLAQKDNRLDALLTSKQPDAKIIEEAYLLTLTRAPTDRELEKATALLTSAKPEDRRTTLEDLFWGLMSSKEFLFNH, encoded by the coding sequence ATGAACCGTCTCTGCTTTATTTTTGCTCTCTTTGCTGCCGTTTCGTCGTTCGCCGCCGAAGCGCCATCCTTCCGCAATACCATCCAGCCCATCCTCACGCGCTACGGCTGTGCAATGGGTGCGTGTCATGGGGCGGCGGCGGGGCAGGGGGGCTTCCGGCTTTCTCTGCGTGGGTTCGATGACGAGGGCGACTGGCTTTCGATCACGCGGAGTGCGAATGGACGCCGTCTCACGCTGGAAGATCCGGCGCGGAGTTTGTTTTTGCTCAAAGCGGTCAAAGCGGTGCCGCACAAGGGTGACAAGCGCTTTGAGGTGAACTCGGTGGAATACAAAGCCATTGCCGATTGGATCGCGGCGGGGGCACCGGGGCCGCAGGCGGATGATCCACGCATTGTGTCGCTCAGCGTGGCGGAGCCGCATCTCGTCACGCAGGCGGGGAAGAGCGTGCAGCTCAAAGTGACCGCGAAATTCAGCGACGGACAAAGCGAGGACGTGACGCGCTGGTGCAAATACAACGCTACCAATGCTAGCGTGGCCACGGTGGATGATGCGGGCCTCATCAAAATCACCGGCAGCGGCGAGGCTACCGTCAGCGCTTGGTATTTGAGCCTTTTGAGTGTCACCACCGTCACGGTGCCGAATCCGGGCAAAGTGGATACAGAGGCGTTTGCGGCCCTGAAGCCTCGCAATTTCATTGATGAGCATGTTTTGACGAAACTACGCGAGCTGAACATCCCGCCGTCGGGTCGTGCGAGCGATGCGGAGTTCATCCGACGTGCGTTTCTCGACACGATCGGCGTTTTGCCCTCGCCAGACGAGGCGAAGGTGTTCCTCACGGACAAAGCGGCGAACAAACGCGACCACCTTATTGACGCGTTGCTCAAAAGGCCGGAATTCGTCGATTACTGGTCGCACCGATGGAGTGACCTGTTTCTCGTCAATGGTGACAAACTCATGCCGGAGGCCATGTGGGCTTATTATAATTGGATCCGCCGCCACGTCGCCGCGAATACGCCGTGGGACGCCATGGTGCGTGATCTGCTCACCGCCACTGGCAGCACGCTGGAGCACGGCGGAGGCAATTTCTTCGTCCTCAACGACGAGCCGACCAAATGTGCCGAAACCGTCAGTGTAGCCTTCATGGGCACCTCCATTGCTTGTGCGAAGTGTCACAACCACCCGATGGAAAAGTGGACCTACGATCAATACTACGCCTTCGCGAATCTCTTCGCCCGTGTGAGGAGCAAAAACGGCACGCAGGCAAATGAACGCGTGCTTTTCAGCGACACGCAGGGTGATCTCGTCGCGCCACTGACTGGCAAACCGCAGCCGCCCCGTCCGCTTGATGCCGTGCAGTCCGTCTCGATGACCTCCACCGAGGATCGCCGCATCACGCTCGCGAAATGGCTGACCGGCGCGGATAATAAGCTCTTTCAACGCGCCATCGTGAACCGCGTGTGGGCGAACTTTTTCGGCAGCGGACTCGTCGAGGCCGTCGATGACCTCCGAGTTACCAATCCCGCTAGCAACGAGCCGCTCTTCGCCGCCGCATGCGAGCACCTGGTGAAGCAAAAGTTCGATCTGAAGGCCCTCATGCGCACCATCCTGCAAAGCGAGACCTACCAGCGCAGCAGCATCACGCAGCCGGAGAACATCACCGACCTCCGCTACGGCTCGCACTACGTTCCGCGCCGTCTGAAGGCCGAGGTGCTGCTCGACACCGTGTCGCAGGTCACCGCCGCGCCCACCACCTTCAAAATCGACCGCCGCAACGCCAACCGCGGCACCGCCGACGCCTACCCCATGGGCTTCCGCGCCCTGCAACTGCCCGACAGCAACATCGCCAGCTACTTCCTCAAAAGTTTCGGCCGCGCCGACCGCGTCGCCACCTGCGAATGCGAGCGCACGAACGAACCCAGCATGGCTCAGGCTCTCCACATCGCGAATGGCGAGACGTTAAACACCAAGCTCGCCCAAAAGGACAACCGCCTCGATGCGCTGCTCACTAGCAAGCAGCCCGATGCGAAGATCATCGAAGAAGCCTACCTCCTCACCCTCACCCGCGCCCCCACCGACCGCGAGCTCGAAAAAGCCACCGCCCTGCTCACCAGCGCCAAACCCGAAGACCGCCGCACCACGCTGGAGGATCTGTTTTGGGGCCTGATGAGCTCGAAGGAGTTTTTGTTTAATCACTGA
- a CDS encoding endonuclease/exonuclease/phosphatase family protein, translating into MKRISITRRALWPAVFLFTAALTHAQESKPDGFVFCSYNVKNWLTMDRFDPEKKQTMPGEPKPEDEKVRVVKILAAIKPDVLGICEIGTADDLADLQKRLKAAGIDLPYTEMAHGGDETRRLALLSRYEIVSRASQKDLTYKLGELTLPFQRGILDATVRFRPDFDLRFLGVHLKSKREIPEADQAAMRRAEARLLRKHMDSIFAAEPKARLLAYGDFNEHRNEPAIDTIMGDRQSDSAMLDVQLRDVDGEVWTHFWDSADAYARLDYFFSSRLLRPHLDYRKSFIYSARDFDKASDHRPIVLTVKYAPWEERKGK; encoded by the coding sequence ATGAAACGCATTTCAATCACGCGGCGGGCTCTGTGGCCCGCCGTTTTTCTTTTCACCGCTGCTCTGACGCATGCGCAGGAGTCGAAGCCCGACGGATTCGTCTTCTGCTCCTACAACGTGAAGAATTGGCTCACCATGGATCGCTTTGATCCTGAGAAAAAGCAGACCATGCCCGGCGAGCCCAAGCCCGAGGATGAAAAAGTCCGCGTGGTGAAGATCCTCGCCGCGATCAAGCCAGACGTGCTCGGTATCTGCGAGATCGGCACGGCAGACGATCTGGCGGATCTGCAAAAGCGGCTCAAGGCGGCAGGCATCGACCTACCCTATACCGAGATGGCCCACGGCGGGGATGAGACGCGGCGGCTGGCCTTGCTCTCCCGCTACGAGATCGTCAGTCGTGCCTCGCAGAAAGACCTCACCTACAAGCTAGGGGAGCTGACGCTGCCCTTCCAGCGTGGCATCCTGGACGCCACGGTGCGATTCAGGCCGGATTTTGACCTGCGCTTTCTCGGAGTGCATCTGAAGTCAAAACGCGAGATCCCGGAGGCCGATCAGGCCGCGATGCGCCGTGCAGAGGCACGTCTGTTGCGCAAGCACATGGACAGCATCTTTGCCGCAGAGCCAAAAGCGCGACTCCTAGCCTACGGTGACTTCAACGAGCACCGCAACGAGCCCGCGATCGATACCATCATGGGTGACCGCCAGAGTGATAGCGCCATGCTGGATGTACAGCTCCGCGATGTCGATGGTGAGGTCTGGACGCACTTTTGGGACTCCGCAGATGCCTATGCGCGGCTGGATTACTTTTTCTCCAGTCGGCTGCTGCGTCCGCACCTCGACTACCGGAAGAGTTTTATCTATTCCGCCCGTGATTTCGATAAAGCCAGTGATCATCGCCCTATCGTGCTAACCGTGAAATACGCTCCATGGGAGGAGCGGAAGGGGAAATGA
- a CDS encoding DUF1501 domain-containing protein — MFTFTDKAAVTTCDGVTRRDFITAGALSAIGLTMPGFAKLRAEGKVDAKKSNKACIMIFNLGAPSQQDLWDMKPDAPSEIRGPFKPIRTKSNAFEISEILPLHAKIADKFSLVRSCYHTAAAVHDTGHQMMQTGRLFTGGVNTPHVGSALEFLQGRRSDLPAHIILPESMGPTGGNMPHGQDAGFLGKAYDPFVLNANPSEKDFKVPDLLPPKEISEVRMERRREMRELVDSSVRNFEYSEQAKLMDSNFESAYRIMTSTQAREAFDLTKEPLKVRERYGLNRFGQSCLLARRLVERGVRFVTVNTFITVFGEITWDIHGSKPFTSIEGMRDIVAPMYDQGYSALIEDLFQRGMLDDTMVTCLAEFGRTPKINPAGGRDHWPNCWTVNFAGGGVKGGEVIGKSDDIGGYPTERPVAPKEIVATIYQALGVDLHTELPGPQGRPYPVVDFGTQAIKELFA; from the coding sequence ATGTTCACCTTCACCGACAAAGCTGCCGTCACCACCTGCGATGGCGTCACACGCCGCGATTTCATCACCGCTGGTGCTTTGAGCGCCATCGGGCTCACGATGCCGGGTTTCGCCAAACTGAGGGCGGAAGGCAAAGTGGATGCCAAAAAGAGCAACAAGGCCTGCATCATGATTTTCAATCTCGGTGCGCCGAGCCAGCAGGACCTCTGGGACATGAAGCCGGATGCGCCGAGCGAGATTCGCGGGCCGTTCAAACCGATCCGCACGAAGAGCAATGCCTTCGAGATCTCCGAGATCCTGCCGCTGCACGCGAAGATCGCGGACAAATTCAGCCTCGTGCGCTCCTGCTACCACACAGCCGCGGCGGTGCATGATACCGGGCATCAGATGATGCAGACGGGCCGTCTTTTCACCGGTGGTGTGAATACCCCGCACGTCGGCAGCGCTTTGGAGTTCCTCCAAGGCCGCCGCAGCGATCTGCCGGCTCATATCATCCTGCCAGAGTCGATGGGCCCCACCGGTGGCAACATGCCGCATGGCCAGGACGCGGGCTTCCTCGGCAAGGCGTATGATCCTTTCGTCCTAAACGCAAATCCGTCCGAAAAGGACTTCAAGGTGCCCGATTTGCTCCCGCCGAAGGAAATCAGCGAGGTGCGGATGGAGCGCCGCCGCGAAATGCGCGAGCTGGTGGACAGCAGCGTGCGGAATTTCGAATACAGCGAGCAGGCGAAGCTCATGGACAGCAATTTCGAGTCCGCCTACCGCATCATGACCAGCACGCAGGCCCGCGAGGCCTTCGATCTCACGAAGGAGCCGCTCAAAGTGCGCGAGCGCTACGGTTTGAACCGCTTCGGCCAGAGCTGCCTGCTCGCGCGTCGCCTCGTCGAGCGCGGCGTGCGCTTCGTCACCGTGAACACCTTCATCACCGTGTTTGGCGAGATCACCTGGGACATCCACGGCTCCAAGCCCTTCACCAGCATCGAAGGCATGCGCGACATCGTCGCGCCGATGTATGACCAGGGTTACAGCGCCCTCATCGAGGACCTTTTCCAGCGCGGCATGCTCGACGACACCATGGTCACCTGCCTCGCCGAATTCGGCCGCACGCCGAAGATTAACCCTGCCGGTGGTCGCGATCACTGGCCAAATTGCTGGACCGTGAACTTCGCCGGCGGCGGCGTCAAAGGCGGCGAAGTCATCGGCAAGTCCGACGACATCGGCGGCTACCCCACCGAACGCCCCGTCGCCCCGAAGGAAATCGTCGCCACCATCTACCAAGCCCTCGGCGTCGATCTCCACACCGAGCTACCGGGCCCGCAGGGCAGACCGTACCCCGTAGTCGATTTCGGCACTCAAGCGATCAAGGAGCTGTTTGCGTAA
- a CDS encoding cyclase family protein gives MKRPWKDVTVTLHDQMVHWPGDPECRITRVHEMEKGAVCNLTHLSLSAHTATHMDAPRHFIADGSTMEQMPLEAVIGRCRVIEFACEDQITLKDVEKLPFQRGQRVLFKTRNSTRSWAMKEFDKDFISIRADAAQHLADMGVMTVGVDYLSIGGYGKDVVETHRIMLGAGIWVIEGLDLSQIRPGSYDMICLPLKIAGADGAPCRVVLR, from the coding sequence ATGAAGCGCCCCTGGAAAGATGTCACCGTCACACTGCATGACCAAATGGTCCACTGGCCCGGTGATCCCGAGTGCCGCATCACCCGTGTGCATGAAATGGAAAAAGGCGCGGTGTGTAATCTCACGCACCTCAGCCTCAGTGCCCACACTGCCACGCACATGGATGCGCCACGGCATTTCATCGCAGATGGTTCGACGATGGAGCAGATGCCCCTGGAGGCGGTGATCGGGCGCTGCCGCGTGATCGAGTTCGCCTGCGAGGACCAGATCACGCTCAAGGACGTGGAAAAGCTGCCCTTTCAGCGTGGACAACGGGTGCTTTTCAAAACCCGCAACTCCACGCGGAGCTGGGCGATGAAGGAGTTTGATAAGGACTTCATCTCCATCCGTGCAGACGCGGCACAGCACCTCGCCGACATGGGCGTGATGACGGTGGGCGTGGATTACCTCAGCATCGGAGGCTATGGCAAGGATGTGGTGGAAACACACCGCATCATGCTCGGCGCGGGCATTTGGGTCATCGAGGGGCTCGATCTGTCCCAGATCCGGCCGGGTAGCTATGACATGATCTGCCTCCCTCTGAAAATCGCTGGGGCAGATGGTGCCCCCTGCCGCGTCGTGCTGCGATGA
- a CDS encoding DUF3108 domain-containing protein: MNENLPFVIQDAPTSMIASLFRPSPIGLCQLAFCLLATAASAQSWTSSLTRTSAGPLQVPACVLEYELGWKNTLKAGTARITIQEAGSSYWRASAQASSTGFARTLWAYDCTMSSIISKNSLKPVFMQHSETDRSETCRYRVSFQPRRVITESTTLPRSGTASTGTTTLAFSPVEDLLCTILYVRSLPLANGDKITRVVQPWDKPYLTTFEVQGRESIKIGGKAQPCIKLGVQIRKIDRDNLSLSSYKKMKTATIWVSDDAERLPVEMRAEIFVGYMSCRLTNKTLLTGKAARASVPSSASMYVKPPTP; the protein is encoded by the coding sequence ATGAATGAAAACCTGCCGTTTGTGATCCAAGACGCCCCCACCTCCATGATCGCATCGCTTTTCCGTCCTTCGCCCATCGGCCTTTGTCAGTTGGCGTTCTGCCTACTCGCTACCGCAGCGAGTGCCCAGTCCTGGACCTCCTCTCTCACCCGGACATCAGCAGGGCCGCTTCAGGTTCCTGCTTGTGTTTTGGAATATGAGTTGGGCTGGAAAAATACGCTGAAGGCCGGCACTGCCCGCATCACGATCCAGGAGGCCGGCTCCTCCTACTGGCGTGCTAGTGCCCAGGCTAGTAGCACCGGCTTTGCCCGCACCCTGTGGGCTTATGACTGCACCATGTCGTCCATCATCAGCAAGAATTCGCTGAAGCCTGTCTTCATGCAGCATAGCGAGACGGACCGCAGCGAGACCTGTCGCTACCGCGTCTCCTTCCAGCCGCGACGCGTGATCACCGAGTCCACTACCCTGCCCCGCAGCGGCACAGCCAGCACGGGCACCACCACGCTCGCCTTTTCGCCGGTCGAGGACCTGCTTTGCACCATCCTCTACGTCCGCAGCCTCCCACTGGCGAACGGCGACAAGATCACCCGCGTCGTACAGCCCTGGGACAAGCCCTACCTCACCACCTTTGAGGTCCAAGGACGCGAAAGCATCAAAATCGGCGGCAAAGCTCAACCCTGCATCAAGCTGGGCGTGCAGATCCGTAAAATCGACCGCGATAATCTCTCCCTCTCCAGCTACAAGAAAATGAAGACCGCCACCATCTGGGTTAGCGATGATGCGGAGCGCCTGCCAGTGGAGATGCGGGCGGAGATTTTCGTCGGTTACATGTCCTGCCGCCTCACGAATAAGACCCTCCTCACGGGAAAGGCTGCCCGTGCTAGTGTCCCCAGCAGCGCTAGCATGTATGTGAAGCCCCCGACTCCTTGA